Proteins encoded in a region of the Hippocampus zosterae strain Florida chromosome 11, ASM2543408v3, whole genome shotgun sequence genome:
- the epcam gene encoding epithelial cell adhesion molecule isoform X2: protein MWIALVLAALAVGASAQSCSCNTMKWATCDGNPCECYVMIGEQMKQTLDCSSLIPKCFLMKAEMYRANKGLDTRTIGGKPVETAFVDNDGIYDPECENDGKFKAKQCNNTEECWCVNSAGVRRTDKGDKNLKCEKLVETYWVRLQLTHKPVTGSVDANKLKVAIADAIHKRYANFNKDMVKEIQYDPDARMIVVDVKKPKGERKSDLTKMAYYMEKDVKVLPLFKNQEKFEPLVDTQRMEMENILVYYVDEEAPTFTMKHLTGGIIAVIVVVVLAVVAGLLLLFFLRRRQSQRYNKAQQREMGRM from the exons ATGTGGATTGCTCTTGTGCTTGCCGCCCTCGCGGTTGGAGCTTCTGCCCAAAGCT GTTCATGTAACACAATGAAGTGGGCCACCTGTGATGGAAATCCATGTGAGTGTTATGTCATGATTGGTGAGCAAATGAAACAGACGCTTGACTGCTCTTCAT TGATCCCCAAGTGCTTCTTGATGAAAGCTGAGATGTACAGAGCCAACAAAGGGTTGGACACTCGTACCATTGGAGGAAAGCCTGTCGAGACCGCTTTTGTGGACAATGACGGCATCTATGACCCAGAGTGTGAGAACGATGGCAAATTCAAGGCCAAGCAGTGCAACAACACAGAGGAGTGTTGGTGCGTCAACAGCGCCGGTGTTCGACGTACAGACAAGGGAGACAAGAACCTTAAGTGCGAGAAGCTGGTTGAGACCTA CTGGGTCCGTCTTCAGCTGACGCACAAACCGGTGACGGGTTCTGTGGATGCTAATAAATTGAAGGT GGCTATTGCCGATGCTATCCACAAGCGTTATGCCAACTTTAACAAGGACATGGTCAAAGAGATTCAG TATGACCCTGATGCCCGCATGATTGTGGTGGATGTGAAGAAGCCCAAGGGAGAGCGCAAGAGCGATCTGACCAAAATGGCCTACTACATGGAGAAAGAT GTGAAAGTGCTGCCGCTGTTCAAGAACCAGGAGAAATTTGAGCCCCTTGTGGACACCCAGAGAATGGAGATGGAGAACATTTTGGTGTATTATGTGGATGAGGAGGCCCCGACTTTCACCATGAAGCATCTTACGGGTGGAATCATTGCTGTCATCGTGGTGGTCGTGCTGGCTGTGGTGGCCGGCCTGCTGCTACTG TTCTTCTTGAGAAGGCGCCAGAGTCAGAGGTACAACAAAGCTCAG CAAAGAGAGATGGGTCGCATGTAA
- the epcam gene encoding epithelial cell adhesion molecule isoform X1, protein MWIALVLAALAVGASAQSCSCNTMKWATCDGNPCECYVMIGEQMKQTLDCSSLIPKCFLMKAEMYRANKGLDTRTIGGKPVETAFVDNDGIYDPECENDGKFKAKQCNNTEECWCVNSAGVRRTDKGDKNLKCEKLVETYWVRLQLTHKPVTGSVDANKLKVAIADAIHKRYANFNKDMVKEIQYDPDARMIVVDVKKPKGERKSDLTKMAYYMEKDVKVLPLFKNQEKFEPLVDTQRMEMENILVYYVDEEAPTFTMKHLTGGIIAVIVVVVLAVVAGLLLLFFLRRRQSQRYNKAQVSRTQGFKDFPSNLSILKCYGFIFVQQREMEPM, encoded by the exons ATGTGGATTGCTCTTGTGCTTGCCGCCCTCGCGGTTGGAGCTTCTGCCCAAAGCT GTTCATGTAACACAATGAAGTGGGCCACCTGTGATGGAAATCCATGTGAGTGTTATGTCATGATTGGTGAGCAAATGAAACAGACGCTTGACTGCTCTTCAT TGATCCCCAAGTGCTTCTTGATGAAAGCTGAGATGTACAGAGCCAACAAAGGGTTGGACACTCGTACCATTGGAGGAAAGCCTGTCGAGACCGCTTTTGTGGACAATGACGGCATCTATGACCCAGAGTGTGAGAACGATGGCAAATTCAAGGCCAAGCAGTGCAACAACACAGAGGAGTGTTGGTGCGTCAACAGCGCCGGTGTTCGACGTACAGACAAGGGAGACAAGAACCTTAAGTGCGAGAAGCTGGTTGAGACCTA CTGGGTCCGTCTTCAGCTGACGCACAAACCGGTGACGGGTTCTGTGGATGCTAATAAATTGAAGGT GGCTATTGCCGATGCTATCCACAAGCGTTATGCCAACTTTAACAAGGACATGGTCAAAGAGATTCAG TATGACCCTGATGCCCGCATGATTGTGGTGGATGTGAAGAAGCCCAAGGGAGAGCGCAAGAGCGATCTGACCAAAATGGCCTACTACATGGAGAAAGAT GTGAAAGTGCTGCCGCTGTTCAAGAACCAGGAGAAATTTGAGCCCCTTGTGGACACCCAGAGAATGGAGATGGAGAACATTTTGGTGTATTATGTGGATGAGGAGGCCCCGACTTTCACCATGAAGCATCTTACGGGTGGAATCATTGCTGTCATCGTGGTGGTCGTGCTGGCTGTGGTGGCCGGCCTGCTGCTACTG TTCTTCTTGAGAAGGCGCCAGAGTCAGAGGTACAACAAAGCTCAG